The Rhodococcus antarcticus DNA segment GCCGGGGGACGGGGAAAGTGGGGGGCAGGGCGACGTCGGGGTCAGCGGGCGGACGCGGGGTGCACGGCCACGAGCCCCAGCCCCGCCCGGCGCTTGCACAGGACCGCCAGCTCCGCGTACGCCTCGTCGCCCAGCAGCGCCGCGAGCTCGGGCCCGTAGCTCACCCAGACGGCCTCGGCGCCGACGTGGGCCTCGGGGGAGGACGTGCACCACCAGTGCAGGTCGGCGCCACCCGGACCCCAGCCGCGCCGGTCGTACTCGCCGATGGTCGACACCAGGATCCGCGTCCCGTCCGGGCGGTCCACCCAGTCCTGCGTTCGCCGCACGGGCAGCTGCCAGCACACGTCCGGCTTGACCTCCAGGGGGTGCCGTCCGGTGCGCAGCGCCATTCGGTGCAGCGCGCACCCGGGTCCGCCGGGGAAGTCCGGGCGGTTCAGGAACACGCACGCGCCCTGCACCTTCCGGGTCCGCTCGGTGGGCTCGCCCTCGAGGTCATCGAGCTCGGTGTACCCCTTGCGGCCCAGGCCCTGCTTGCGGAGCTGCCAGTCGTCCGCCGTCAGGTCGGCGACGGAGGCGTCGAGGCGCGCCCGGTCCTCGGCGTCGGAGAAGAACGCGCCGTGGGTGCAGCACCCGTCGTCGGGTCGGTCCGCCACGGTGCCGTGGCAGGCCGGGGTGCCGAACACGCACGTCCAGCTGGACAGGAGCCAGGTGAGGTCGGCGCGCACCAGGTGCTCGGGATCGGCCGGGTCGGTGAGCTCGATCCACTCGCGCGGGAAGTCGGGCCGGACCTCGGGCACGGGAGCGGTCACAGCGGGCGACGGTAGACCGTCTACGGTATCGCCCGTGCGCCTAGGGGTGCTTGACGTCGGGTCCAACACAGTCCACCTCCTGGTGGTGGACGCCCATCGTGGTGCCCGCCCCACGCCGATGAGCTCCACCAAGTCGGTGCTGCGCCTCGCCGAGCAGCTCGACCGCGGTGGTCGCCTGACCCGCGAGGGCGCTGACCGGCTGGTCGACGCCGTCGCCGAGTCCGCCCGGGTCGCGGCGGACGCGCGGTGCGAGGAGGTGATGGCCTTCGCCACGTCGGCCGTCCGCGACGCGACGAACTCGGTGTCGGTGCTGCGGCGGGTCCAGCAGGAGACGGGCGTGGCCCTGCAGGTGCTCGCCGGGGTGGACGAGGCACGGCTGACGTTCCTGGCCGTCCGGCGCTGGTGCGGGTGGAGCGCCGGACGGATCCTGGCCATGGACATCGGGGGTGGGTCGCTGGAGCTGGCCACGGGCCTCGACGAGGATCCCGACACCGCACTCTCGCTGCCGCTGGGGGCCGGTCGTCTCACGCGCGACCGGCTCGCCGAGGACCCGCCGGAGCGCGCACGCCTGGACGAGCTGCGGCAGTGGCTGGACGCCGAGCTCGCCCCGGCCGCCCGGCAGCTGACCGACCGCGGAACGCCCGATCGGGTGGTGGCCACGTCCAAGACGTTCCGCTCGTTGGCCCGGCTGACGGGGGCAGCACCCTCGACGGCGGGGCCGATGCAGCGCCGGGTGTTGACGGCGGCCGGTCTGCGCCAGCTCATCTCGTTCATCTCGCGGATGTCGTCCGCCGATCGGGCGGAGCTGGACGGGGTGAGCGCGGCGCGCTCGCACCAGCTCGTCGCAGGTGCCATGGTGGCGGAGGCGAGCATGCGGGCGCTGGCCGTCACCGAGCTCGAGATCTGCCCGTGGGCCCTGCGGGAGGGCGTGATCCTCCGGAGGCTGGATGCCGCCCCCGGCGACGACCTGCGTGGAGGACTGACATGACGATCGGCGACGACGGCGGGACGCCGTCCCGGCAGGTGCACGTCTCCGAGCTGCTCGCGGCCCACGGCAGGACGGTGTCACCGTCGGGTCGCCGGCGGCGGCGGGTCGAGCCCGACGAGGTGCCGGTGGTCGACGAGGTGCCGGTGGTCGACGAGGCCACCCCGAGCGTCCTGGACCTGCCTGCTGCGGACCCTGCCCCGGTCGACACTGCCCCGGACCCCGCCCCGGTGCCGGTCGATACCGCCCCGGTCGACACTGCCCCGGTCGACACTGCCCCGGACCCTGCCCCGGTCGACACCGCCCCGGACCCCGCGCCGGACCCCGTCCCGGTCGACACCGCCCCGGACCCCGTCCCGGACCCCGCCCCGGTCGACACCGCCCCGGTCGACACCGCCCCGGACCCCGTCCCGGTCGACACCGCCCCGGACCCCGTCCCGGTCGACACTGCCCCGGACCCCGTCGGCAACGACGCGCCTGCGGCCGCGAGCAGCCCCGTCCGCGAGTGGGCGCTGGTCGGCGTGCAGTTGGTCGGCGCCCTCGTCGGGGGGGCCCTGCTGTGGTTCGGCTTCCGGTGGCTGTGGGAGTGGCAGTCGGTCGTCGCGCTCGTGCTCTCCGCGGTCGTCATCGTGGGTCTGGTCGTCGTCGTGCGCGTGCTCCGCCGCGATGAGGACCTGTTCAGCACCGTGCTGGCGGTGCTCGCCGGGCTCATCGTCACCGTCAGCCCGCCCGTGCTCACCCTCACGGGGCGCTGAGCGTGTCGATCCCCGTCGCACTGTCCACGGCGTCGGTCTACCCGGAGTCGGTCGAGGCGGCCTTCACCATCGCGGCCGAGCTGGGCTACGACGGTGTCGAGCTGATGGTGTGGGCCGACAGGGTCAGCCAGGACGTCCGTGCCGTCGAGCGGCTCTCGCGCCGCTACGGGGTGCCGGTGCTCGCGGTGCACGCGCCCTGCCTCATCGTCACCCAGCGCATCTGGGGCCCCGACCCGGTCAAGCGGCTCGATCGCGCCGTCGACGCGGCGGGGGTGCTGGGAGCCCGCACCGTGGTGGTGCACCCGCCGTTCCGCTGGCAGCGCCGCTACGCCGACGGCTTCGCCGACCAGGTCGCCGACCTCGAGCGGCGCAGCGGGCTCGTGGTAGCCGTCGAGAACATGTTCCCGCTGCGCGCGGACCGCTTCGTCCGCGCGGGCCGGGGCGCGGCCGAGCTGAGGGCCGGCCACGGAGGGGGTCCGGGGACGGCGCTGTCCACCTACGCACCGTCCTGGGACCCCACCGACGTCGGTCACGCGCACTACACGCTGGACCTCTCGCACACGGCCACCGCGGGCACCGATGCTCTCGTGATGGCCGCGACGATGGGGACCCGGCTGGCCCACCTGCACCTCACCGACGGCACCGGGGCCGCCACCGACGAGCACCTCGTGCCCGGCCGCGGCACGCAGCCGTGCGCGGAGGTCTGCCAGCGCCTCGCGGCAGAGGGGTTCGACGGTGTGGTGGTGCTGGAGATCGGCACCCGGGCCGCGCGCACCCGAGCCGAGCGGACGGCCATGGTGGCGGAGTCCCTGACCTTCGCCCGGACCCACCTGCGGACCCCTGCCCAGCGGAGCCGCTCGTGAGCGCCCCGTTCAGCGCGGCGCTCGCGCTCGCGCCGGACGGCGACGGGTACGCGGCGGTGCTCGGGCAGGCGTGGACGGTGGGTCCCAAGGCCCACGGGGGCCTGCTGCTCGCGCTGTGTGCCGCAGCCGCCCGCGCCGCGCTGGACGTGCCGGGTGCAGAGCCGCTGGTCGTGAGCGCGAGCTACCTCGCCGCCCCTGACCCCGGCCCGGTGCACCTCGCGGTGGAGGTGCGCAAGCGGGGTCGGTCGGTGTCCCTGGTCGACGTGGAGCTCCGCCAGGGCGAGCGGGTGGCCGTGCGTGCGGCCGTCACCCTGGGCGTGCCCGACTCCGTCGAGCCGCTGCGCGAGGCGGCACCCGACGGCCAGCCGGCCGAGCCCCCCGCCGATGCCATCGAGGTGGCTGCGCACCCCACCGGCGACGTCATGAACCTCGCCGCGGTATGCGACCTGCGCCTGGACCGCGCCACCGCGGCCTTCGCCGA contains these protein-coding regions:
- a CDS encoding thioesterase family protein, with the protein product MSAPFSAALALAPDGDGYAAVLGQAWTVGPKAHGGLLLALCAAAARAALDVPGAEPLVVSASYLAAPDPGPVHLAVEVRKRGRSVSLVDVELRQGERVAVRAAVTLGVPDSVEPLREAAPDGQPAEPPADAIEVAAHPTGDVMNLAAVCDLRLDRATAAFAEGRVDGQAEIRLWVRPHGEDPDVLFALLAGDISPPVTLNIGRPGWAPTVQLTALVRAHPAPGWLRVRMSSRCVGGTWFDEDAIVTDSAGTLVCQSRQLAMVPRP
- a CDS encoding Ppx/GppA phosphatase family protein; this encodes MRLGVLDVGSNTVHLLVVDAHRGARPTPMSSTKSVLRLAEQLDRGGRLTREGADRLVDAVAESARVAADARCEEVMAFATSAVRDATNSVSVLRRVQQETGVALQVLAGVDEARLTFLAVRRWCGWSAGRILAMDIGGGSLELATGLDEDPDTALSLPLGAGRLTRDRLAEDPPERARLDELRQWLDAELAPAARQLTDRGTPDRVVATSKTFRSLARLTGAAPSTAGPMQRRVLTAAGLRQLISFISRMSSADRAELDGVSAARSHQLVAGAMVAEASMRALAVTELEICPWALREGVILRRLDAAPGDDLRGGLT
- a CDS encoding sugar phosphate isomerase/epimerase family protein — its product is MSVSIPVALSTASVYPESVEAAFTIAAELGYDGVELMVWADRVSQDVRAVERLSRRYGVPVLAVHAPCLIVTQRIWGPDPVKRLDRAVDAAGVLGARTVVVHPPFRWQRRYADGFADQVADLERRSGLVVAVENMFPLRADRFVRAGRGAAELRAGHGGGPGTALSTYAPSWDPTDVGHAHYTLDLSHTATAGTDALVMAATMGTRLAHLHLTDGTGAATDEHLVPGRGTQPCAEVCQRLAAEGFDGVVVLEIGTRAARTRAERTAMVAESLTFARTHLRTPAQRSRS